The sequence GGGCCGACAACTCCTGGTTCCCGGAGTTTTCATTAATCATGCAACAAAGCGCCTGGCGATCTTTTGCCAATTCAAATTGCATGCCTATGTTTTGCATGCCAGCAGGCCGATCGTTGTTTTTTTGGTTCATGTTTGTTCTTTCCTTATGAATCCCGTGCCGCCGTCCCAGACTTCCAGCAGGTTCGCGCCCAGGCGCCAGGCCGGGCGCGTTTCCGGATAAAGATGGTTCATGATCATGGCAATGGTCAGCAAGCGGCTGTAAGTCGCCCAGAGACTGCTTTTGCCCGCCGCCACCGCCGTGGTTTTGGTTCCGAAATAATATGTTTCATTCCGCCGGTGGCACGCGAATCCGCCGTCGATATTTTTGCAAACCATGATGCCTTGCAGACACTTTTGAAATGCGGTTTTGACCGCCTGTTCATGACGCCTGTCCATGAGAGAAAGATTGGATAAAATCATAATTGCGTCGTAATCCAGACAGTCCTCTCCGCCCTGGCCGGTTTCATATCCGAACAGTCCGTCCGCCTGTTGGAGACTGATTGTCGTGCGAATGGCTTCGCCAATACGCAAGACGGGGCGTTTCATGAGGATATAAACCGGATAAAGGTGCATGGCGCCGGCCATGGCGTTGCGCGTTTCGCTTAAGCCCCCGTCATGAAAGCCCGTCTTCGGGTTAATATGTTCATCGCAGAAATCCAGAAGCTCGCGCACGGCCCGCCAGGCTTCCTCGTTTTTTTGATGCAAGCCGGCATTCATCAGATAAGTTGCCGCGTCCATCATCATGTTGCTGGAATACCAGTAATCGGCCAGGTTAAGGCCTTCGCACCATTTGCGCATTTTGCCTTGACCAAGCCAATGACGGATGAAATGAAATTGATGGCGCGGTCTTGCGCCCAAAGCATTGAGAGCAAAGAGCGCGTGGCGCGTCCGGTGCAGCAGTGCCCGGTCTTTCCTATATCCCGGACAAAGATTTTTTTCAGAAATGTCCTCGTCCTCAAACCAGCCGTCCTGGCGCTGGAAGCTGTTTATATGACCGGCCCATTCCCGTTTGTCGTCCGCGGTTAATGCGTCAAAATAACCGATAAAGCATCCCAGCATCGCGGCCAGCGAAGAGGCAATGAGTGAGTCGCCGTTATCCTCGCAAAACCTGAAACGCCATGGCGCGGCGCCCCGCATGGCCTGCAGAAATTTTACGGCGGCTTCTTTTAACGTTTTGGCTTTACCTTGGCTTGATTGTTCCTCTTTTTTCATTCTGTTCCCTGTAATCGGCTTTCACTGGCGGCATGGTTGCGGCCGCCGGACGCCTTGTTTGGGCTGACTTGAGAAATCGCGCGGACGAGCGGAGGATTTCCTGACAATCAATTGAGGCGTTATCACAATATGCCGCGCCGCGGCCTCCTTGTTTTGAATTCTATGTGCGAGCGTCTTCACCAGAGCCGCGGCCACTTTTTCCTTGGGATGCGCAACGGTTGTAAGGGGCGATTCAAGGTAGGGCGCAAAGCTGATATCGTCAAAGCCGACCAGGGAAATATCGTCCGGAATCTTTAACCCCGCTTGCCGGACGGCGGAAAACGCGCCCATGGCAAGCAGATCGCATTGCAGAAAAATAGCGCTCGGCCTATCTTTCATCGCCAGAATTTCCTTCGTTACCTTGCGTCCGTCGTCAAGGTTTGTGCCACACGGCCTGACGAGCGTCTCGTCAAAGGCAATCCCCATTTCAGCCAATGCTTTCCGATATCCCTTGAGCCGGCCCAGTTTTCGCCCCGCGGCAAGCATCGTTGTTACGCAGGCGATCCGGGTATGCCCCAGGGCCAGCAGATGTTTTACGGCGTCGTATCCTCCCTGCTCCATATCCACCGCAACCGAATCAACTCCGGCCAGCCATTCAATTTCATCCCGGATGACGATCGGCAAGCGCGATGCGGCCAGGGATGCGTATGAGTCTCTGTTAACATCGGGATAAGCCGGAACCAAAATCAAGCCGTCAAACTGCTGTTCATATATTTTTTCCAGAAAGCGCCGTTCCCGCAACGGGTCCTCTTCAATAAAACAGGCGAAAGTATCATACCCGCTTGCAAAGGCCGCTTTTTCAATCAAGGCGCTGGTTTCAACATAGATCGGGTTGGCGCTGCTCGGCAGAATAACGCCTATGGCGTTTGTTCTTTTCTGAACCAGACTTCGGGCTATCCGGCTGGGCTTGTAATTCAACCGAGCCGCGACGGCCTGAACACGCAGTCTGGTCGCCTCGTTGAGTTTTGAGCTGTTTCTCATTGCGAGCGAAACCGTGGAAGTGGAGACCCCTGCAATTCTGGCTATATCGAAAATGTTTGCCATAATAACGTTATAATGACAATGCGATATGTTTTTGTTTCGCTGGAAAATTTCCAGTTTAGAACGTTCTAAACTCTTGCAGAAGACATGAAATCATATTTTCATGACCAAGTCAAGCATCATGTAATTTAATGCTAGGAATTTCAAACTTGCCGCAAAAGAGCGCAAAATCGCGGGTAGGAGCCGAACCCCTGTTCGGCGATGCATCTGGTGTTTGGAATCGCCGCATGGGGATGCGGCTCCTACGTCTATCAAATACAGTTGCCCCGCTTTGCGGGCCTAATTGAAGGCATAGGAATTTCAAAGATATATGTTCGTCCGAAAATCCCGTAGGGGCGTCGCTTGACGACGCCCGCCGGAAGGGCTTCGCAAGCGAAGCCCCTACGTCGAACGGGATAATAGTTGCCCCCGATGCGCTTCGCGATCGGGGACCTAATTCAACGTATAGGAATTTCAATGTTGTCTATTTTTTGTAGGGGCTTCGCTCGTCGAAGCCCTCTGAAGGGGCGCGACAAGCACGCCCCCTACATGCGAAAAATAACAGTTGCCGCCTTTTGGCGGCCTAATTGATGCGCACACGTATGCGCAAAATTAAGGTATCATATTTGTCCATGTTTGCGTGTTCTCAAGCAGGTCCTTGATGCGGTTGATGAATCGGGCGGCCAGCGCGCCGTCCGCCAGGCGATGGTCGGAGGAAAGAGTTATCTTCATCATGGAGCGGATTTTTATTTCGTTTTTGACCGCCACCGGCGCGGGAATCACGCTGGAAACCGCCAGAATGGCGCTCTCGCCCGGGTTGATGATGGCGGTGAAATTTTCCACGTTCAGCATGCCCATGTTGGAAACGGTAAAAGTGCCGCCCGTCATTTCGTCGGGCTTCAGTTTTCCGTCCCTGGCTTTTGCCGCGAGGGCCATAACCCGTTCGTGCAGTTCGGTTAAAGAAATGGTATCGGCGTTGCGGATGACCGGCACTACCAGCCCCTCTTTTATGTCAACCGCCAGGCCCAGATGAACCCGTGAATGCCGGCGGATCATTCTGGCGTTTTTTTCGTCAATGGCGCTGTTCACCGCCGGGAATTCCCGCAGCGCTGCGGCGCAGGCCTTCAGGATGAAATCCGTGACCGAGTAAGATTTGTTTTCCTTCCTCAGTGTTTTTCTGAATTCCAGCAGAGCGGTCATGTCCACGGAAACGGTAACGTAAAAATGGGGCGCGGAGGAAAAACTTCCGGCGAGCCGCTGGGCGATGATCTGGCGCATTCTGCTCATTTCCTGCGGTTTTTCGGCCGCCGCTCTCTGAATGTCTTCAACCGTAATCCGGCCGGGTTCGTCGGATTCCATGCCGAGCACGTCAATGTTTTCCTTGACGGCCAGGGCTTTGGCGGCGGGCGTGATTTTTAATTCATCATATTTTTTGGCGGCCAGATAGTTGCGGACGTCTTTTTCAATAACGCGTCCGCCGGGGCCGGTGCCGTTGATCGGTTCATAACTGACGGCGCTTTCTTTTGCCAGGCGTTTGGCGCGCGGGGAGACGGCCTTGGCGGGCGCGAGAGCAGGGACAGGTTGCGGAGCGACGGAGGCTGGCGCGGCGTATTGGTGTATCGGAGTATCGGGGTGAGGAGTGGAAGCTGGGGTTGGCTTTGCTTCTTTACTTGGCTCCGGGGCGGGGGCGGGAACATCAGGAAGAGCCTCGCCGGGCTGGCCGATGAACGCCACGGGCGCCATGACCGGCACGGCCTCGCCTTCTTTCGCCAGAATTTTAAGGAGGGTGCCTTCGGCAAAACTTTCAACCTCCAGCACGGCCTTGTCGGTTTCAATTTCAAACAGGATGTCGCCCTTTTTCACCGGGTCGCCGGAGCGTTTGTGCCATTTAAGGATGGTTGATTCCTCGGCCGTCTGGCCGAGTTTCGGCATTATGACGGTATGGGCCATGTTTAAATCCTCCGCCGCGGGGTGTCTTCGCCTTCGCCCGCCCAGGAAGCCTGGCCGGCATACATGATGCTGGCGGCATAGGCTTCAAAAGGCATGGAATACCAGGTGGTGGCGATCAAGCCCATGGCGCCGGATTCCTTCGCGCGCCGGGCAAAGGAAAACAGATTGTCGGCATATCTCGGAAAATCCGGCAAACCGCGCCAGGAACTGTGGTTCGCGGAAGCGGCCCCGGCGCAGATCACCTTGAATCCATGGTCGCGGTAATACTCCAGGTATGGGAAGGCCCGGACTCTTTTCGGGAATCCGGCGCCGAGGTATTTGCGGAATCTTTTTAAAAACCGGCTTGAAAGTTCATGCGCCATATCCAGCGGCCGCCCGAAATGGTCCAGCATCCGGCGCTCAACCGGGTCCAATTCCTGCAGCCACGCGCGCTGCCAGCGCCGGTCCATCACCTGTCCGAAACCGTCCGGCCGGGCCACAAACATGGCGCTCGGGTGTTTGGTCGTCCAGTATTCCCAATACATCAGAGGAATCGCGCGCGGCAATTGGTCAAGCACTTCAATGTGCCGGCAGACCATGTCGTCCCAGATTATGGGCGTCAGACCGCGGGAAAAAATATGATTCGCGGCCTGGCGGATAAAATCCAGATACAGTTTGCCGATGCCTTCCTTTTTTGCCGTTTCGGCGCAGGCCGGGCAAACACCCAGGCGTCTTGCCTCGTCCCCGCCGATATGGAAATAGTCGCCTGCGCCGTGCAGATCCAGAACTTCGTCCGCCATTTCTTTGAACAGCGCGATGGATTTGGGATTGAGCGGGCACCATTGATCGCGGTGCCTTTCCTCTTCCCGGAGGCCGGAGTAAGCCGCGTGCCGCAGGATAAATTCAACGTGTCCCAGCGACTGGTGGAGGGGAATAACATTTAACCCGAGGCGCCGGGCGCGGGTTATGAGTTCGCGGACCTGTTTTCTGGAAAAGGCGTCCGGCGCCGAGACGATTTTATGTCCGGCGTAGGGAAACCGGTTTGCATACTCAAAAATGACGGTGTTCAGATTCCAGGCCGCCATGGTGTCCAGCAGGGCGAGATGTTCGGCAAAGGTCAAGTGGCGCAGGGCGGGAAAATAAAAGTGCATGCCGCGCATTGGCAGGAACGGGGCGTCGCTGATGGTCTGGCATGACAATACGCCCGGATCAACCTCCGGTTCTTTGGCGTCCCATCTGCAGCAGAAATCGGAGCGGGCTTCCCGGAGCAGTTGTTCCAGACGGCGGACGCCGTATCGCGCGCCGTCCGGATCAGACGCGTAAATTTTAACGCCGCCGCGGCTGATATCCAGCTTGTAGGCGCCGGCCTGCAGTTTTTTCCGGATGACGCTCAGTTTTATCTTGCCGCTTTTTTTCCGGTTGAAAATGGAAAGCCGTTTGGCGGCGTCCGCCGGCAGGGCGATTTCAGATTCCAGTTTTCCAATCTCCGCGATCCGGATGACGCCGCTGCGCGGGACGCGGCTCAATGGCGCGGGACTCATGATGTAATTCATATGCTTTCCTTGTTCAGTCAAAATATGCCGGCTAAAAGAGATCCCGCGCCGCCGCGGCGATATCATTGGCATTTGGCAGGAAAGCGGATTCAAGGATGTGCGACTGGGGCGCAATGCCGTTTTTCGCCCCGACTCTTTTAACAGGCGCGTCCAGCCAATCAAAGGCCTTATCCGCGATGTTGGAGGCTATTTCGCCGGTAAAACTGCCGATGTTGACGCTCTGGCTGGCGACCACGCAGCGGCCGGTTTTGCGGACGGACTGCAGAATGGTTTCCATGTCCAGCGGCACCAGGGTGCGCACGTCCACCACTTCGGCGCTGATGTTTTCCTGCTGCAACAGCTGGGCCGCTTTCAGAGCGTCGTGGACCGCCGGGCCCCAGGCGATGAGGGAAACATCGGAGCCTTCCTTTTTAACGTCGGCCGCGCCGATCGGCAGAAGATAGTCAGTTTCCGGCACAACGCATTTTTGCGGATAAAGCAGCTGCGATTCAACGAACATGATGGGATTGTTGTCGCGGATGGCCGATTTGAGCAGGCCCTTGGCGTCGTAAGCCGTGGCCGGATAAATTATGTACAGCCCGGGAATGTGTGCGAAGACGCTTTCCAGGCTTTGCGAATGCTGACCGCCGTAGCCTTTTCCGCCGCCGACCGAAGCCCGGATCACCAGCGGGATTTCAATGTTGGCGCCCGACATGTAATGCCACTTGGCGGCCTGGTTGCTTATCTGATCGGACGCCATCAGTGTGAAATCCATGTACATGAGTTCCACCACCGGCCTCAATCCGATCATGGCCGCGCCCACCGCGGTGCCGCAGATGGCCGCTTCCGAAATCGGGGCGTTGAAAATGCGGTTGCGCCCGAACGCCTCCAAAAGCCCCTTGGTAACCTTGAAGGCGCCGCCGTAGTCCGCCACATCCTCTCCGTAGAGAAGAACGCGGTTGTCGCGGAGCATTTCCTCGTAAAGCGCCTCCTTGATGGCGTCCTTGTAGCTCAACTCGCCGTTGACGCGTTTGAACTGGAGCTTTTCCTTGATAATTTTTGTCCGGCGGTGGATTTCAGGAACGGTTATGCAGCTTGTGCCGGTGTACATGTATTTAATGACGTCTTCCGCGGCGGGGTCGGGGGCGCCGGCCGCCTTGACCGCGGCGCGCGCATTGCGGTCGCTGACCTTTTTCCGCAGGGCGGCCAGGGTTTCGTCGTCCAGAACGCCGCATTCTTTCAATTGTTTTGAAAACACGGCGATCGGGTCAATTTCCTTCCAGGCGGCTTCCTCATCCCTGGTGCGGTATTCGCTGCGCGGGTCGGTCAGCGAGTGGCCGTAATAGCGGTAAGTGTTCAACTCAACCAGGCGGGGGCCTTTTCCGGCGCGGCAGGCTTCCGCCGCGCGCGAAACCGCGTCGCGGACGGCGAGGACGTCCATGCCGTTGACCACTTCGGCCTGCATGTTGTTTTCGGCGAAACCGGCCGCGCGGCGGGCTATGGCCTGGATTCCGGCCACTTCCTTTTCGGCCCGGCCGGTCATGCCGTAATGGTTGTTGTGAATCACGAAAACAATAGGGAGGCCGAATTTTTCCCGCGCGATTTCATTCGTGAATTGCCCCATGGCCGCCCAATTTAACGACTCAAGGACGACCCCGTTGGCGTAGGCGCCGTCACCCGCGAAACAGCAGACCACCGAGCCGTTTTTAAAGTAACGGCAGCCCAGCGCCGCTCCGGCGGCGATGGGCACTCCGCCGCCGACGATGGCGTTGGCGCCGAGGTGGTTCATGGTAAAATCGGCGATGTGCATGCCGCCGCCGCGGCCCTTGCAATAGCCGCTTTCCTTGCCAAAAAGCTCCGCGATTGTTTTAAAGATATGATCTTCAATGGCGGCCTCCGCGAGCTCCGCGCGCGCGGCGTTTTTCAGGGAAGGCAGTCGTTTTTGGAGGGCCTCGTCCGGCGCCGACCGCAGGGCGGCGCAAACCTTGGCAATGCTGTCGCCGTGGCCGCGGTGGGTGCTGGTGATGTAATCGGTCCATTCCAGTGCGTGGCAGGCGCCGGTGGAAGCCGCTTCCTGGCCGATGGAAAGATGCGTCGGCCCGCGGTAGTTGAAGTCGGGCAAAGGTTCGTAAGCGCCCGACCGCAGCTTGACGATCATTTCCTCAAACTCGCGGATCGCCAGCATATCCTCCAAAAGGGAAACGGCGCCGGCTCTGTCAATTTTTCCGGCGGCGAGTTCTTTCGGCAAATCGCCATTTGCGGAATAGCAATCTATGTATCCGCAATCAATTTTGCGCGGGGAAAAATCGGGCCGGCTGTTGCTGAGATAGTTTGGCACGATGCTTTCCTTTCCGACGCCGTTCAGCGTTTTTTTCTGCCGCGCAAACGCGTTGTGGATGTCCGCGCCGGCAACCGGCGGCGTTCCGATGGATGATTACTCGCGGGCGAGGTCAATTTCCGCCATTATCTTGCCTTCGGCTGTTTCCCGAATGGCGATATCTTCAAAGTCTGCCGACGGGGTTTCAATCTTTATCAGCGGACGCTGGCCCGCGATCAGTTGCCGGACCCTCTTGGAAACCATGTTGATCAGAACCGACGTGTTCGGCACTCTGCGTTTGGCTGCTTCTAATAATTCAATGTTCATATTTTTACCATAAAAAAAACGGGGCATAGTATATATGCCCCGTTTCCTTTTTACAAGAGAAATAAATCGCGTTTTTTTAACGCATTTTATTTTAATACATGTCCATGTCGCCGCCGCCCATCCCGCCGCCGCCGTGGGGCATGGGGGCCGGTTTTTCCTTTTCGGGAATCTCGGTTACCATGCACTCGGTCGTCAACAGTAGCCCCGCGATACTGGAGGAGTTTTGAA comes from Kiritimatiellia bacterium and encodes:
- a CDS encoding dehydrogenase E1 component subunit alpha/beta, with translation MPNYLSNSRPDFSPRKIDCGYIDCYSANGDLPKELAAGKIDRAGAVSLLEDMLAIREFEEMIVKLRSGAYEPLPDFNYRGPTHLSIGQEAASTGACHALEWTDYITSTHRGHGDSIAKVCAALRSAPDEALQKRLPSLKNAARAELAEAAIEDHIFKTIAELFGKESGYCKGRGGGMHIADFTMNHLGANAIVGGGVPIAAGAALGCRYFKNGSVVCCFAGDGAYANGVVLESLNWAAMGQFTNEIAREKFGLPIVFVIHNNHYGMTGRAEKEVAGIQAIARRAAGFAENNMQAEVVNGMDVLAVRDAVSRAAEACRAGKGPRLVELNTYRYYGHSLTDPRSEYRTRDEEAAWKEIDPIAVFSKQLKECGVLDDETLAALRKKVSDRNARAAVKAAGAPDPAAEDVIKYMYTGTSCITVPEIHRRTKIIKEKLQFKRVNGELSYKDAIKEALYEEMLRDNRVLLYGEDVADYGGAFKVTKGLLEAFGRNRIFNAPISEAAICGTAVGAAMIGLRPVVELMYMDFTLMASDQISNQAAKWHYMSGANIEIPLVIRASVGGGKGYGGQHSQSLESVFAHIPGLYIIYPATAYDAKGLLKSAIRDNNPIMFVESQLLYPQKCVVPETDYLLPIGAADVKKEGSDVSLIAWGPAVHDALKAAQLLQQENISAEVVDVRTLVPLDMETILQSVRKTGRCVVASQSVNIGSFTGEIASNIADKAFDWLDAPVKRVGAKNGIAPQSHILESAFLPNANDIAAAARDLF
- a CDS encoding LacI family DNA-binding transcriptional regulator → MANIFDIARIAGVSTSTVSLAMRNSSKLNEATRLRVQAVAARLNYKPSRIARSLVQKRTNAIGVILPSSANPIYVETSALIEKAAFASGYDTFACFIEEDPLRERRFLEKIYEQQFDGLILVPAYPDVNRDSYASLAASRLPIVIRDEIEWLAGVDSVAVDMEQGGYDAVKHLLALGHTRIACVTTMLAAGRKLGRLKGYRKALAEMGIAFDETLVRPCGTNLDDGRKVTKEILAMKDRPSAIFLQCDLLAMGAFSAVRQAGLKIPDDISLVGFDDISFAPYLESPLTTVAHPKEKVAAALVKTLAHRIQNKEAAARHIVITPQLIVRKSSARPRDFSSQPKQGVRRPQPCRQ
- a CDS encoding dihydrolipoamide acetyltransferase family protein, whose amino-acid sequence is MAHTVIMPKLGQTAEESTILKWHKRSGDPVKKGDILFEIETDKAVLEVESFAEGTLLKILAKEGEAVPVMAPVAFIGQPGEALPDVPAPAPEPSKEAKPTPASTPHPDTPIHQYAAPASVAPQPVPALAPAKAVSPRAKRLAKESAVSYEPINGTGPGGRVIEKDVRNYLAAKKYDELKITPAAKALAVKENIDVLGMESDEPGRITVEDIQRAAAEKPQEMSRMRQIIAQRLAGSFSSAPHFYVTVSVDMTALLEFRKTLRKENKSYSVTDFILKACAAALREFPAVNSAIDEKNARMIRRHSRVHLGLAVDIKEGLVVPVIRNADTISLTELHERVMALAAKARDGKLKPDEMTGGTFTVSNMGMLNVENFTAIINPGESAILAVSSVIPAPVAVKNEIKIRSMMKITLSSDHRLADGALAARFINRIKDLLENTQTWTNMIP
- a CDS encoding DNA-directed RNA polymerase subunit omega; translation: MNIELLEAAKRRVPNTSVLINMVSKRVRQLIAGQRPLIKIETPSADFEDIAIRETAEGKIMAEIDLARE
- a CDS encoding family 20 glycosylhydrolase codes for the protein MNYIMSPAPLSRVPRSGVIRIAEIGKLESEIALPADAAKRLSIFNRKKSGKIKLSVIRKKLQAGAYKLDISRGGVKIYASDPDGARYGVRRLEQLLREARSDFCCRWDAKEPEVDPGVLSCQTISDAPFLPMRGMHFYFPALRHLTFAEHLALLDTMAAWNLNTVIFEYANRFPYAGHKIVSAPDAFSRKQVRELITRARRLGLNVIPLHQSLGHVEFILRHAAYSGLREEERHRDQWCPLNPKSIALFKEMADEVLDLHGAGDYFHIGGDEARRLGVCPACAETAKKEGIGKLYLDFIRQAANHIFSRGLTPIIWDDMVCRHIEVLDQLPRAIPLMYWEYWTTKHPSAMFVARPDGFGQVMDRRWQRAWLQELDPVERRMLDHFGRPLDMAHELSSRFLKRFRKYLGAGFPKRVRAFPYLEYYRDHGFKVICAGAASANHSSWRGLPDFPRYADNLFSFARRAKESGAMGLIATTWYSMPFEAYAASIMYAGQASWAGEGEDTPRRRI